In Vigna unguiculata cultivar IT97K-499-35 chromosome 3, ASM411807v1, whole genome shotgun sequence, a single genomic region encodes these proteins:
- the LOC114177647 gene encoding ABC transporter B family member 4-like isoform X4, with protein MVAEASLDSHKTSTEIRGSTSDDPAVQGPENTLETDDRNQDSNRSKVKHESNKTVPFYKLFSFADYWDCLLMLVGAISAVANGIVMPLMTILIGDAIDSFGGNADNKQEVVHQVSKASMKFAAIGAGAFFAAFFQVSCWVITGERQAARIRGLYLKAILRQDISFFDKETNSGEVVGRMSGDTVLIQEAMGEKVGKFIQYVACFFGGIVIAFIKGWLLSLVLLSSLPLLVLSGSIMSFAFAKMASRGQAAYSEAATLVERTIGSIRTVASFTGEKQAIVQYNQYLTKAYRVGVQEGLAGGFGFGFVRLFVYCTYALTIWFGGKMVIEKGYTGGQVISVFFAVLTGSMSLGQASPSLAAFAAGQAAAFKMFETIKRQPDIDAYDSSGQRLDDISGDIELREVCFSYPSRPDEQIFNRFSISISSGTTAALVGQSGSGKSTVISLIERFYDPQAGEVLIDGINLREFQLKWIREKIGLVSQEPALFTGSIKENIGYGKERATDEEIRAAAALANASNFIDKFPHGFDTMVGEHGTQLSGGQKQRISIARAILKDPRILLLDEATSALDAESERVVQKTLDRIMINRTTVIVAHRLSTIRNADVIAVIHQGKVIEKGTHAELTKDPDGAFSQLVRLQEIKRESEQNDTNYLSRPENLVDSEHQPSQRYSFPQSLSRGSSGRGSSSQNSFRISNAMPTTQDHFEASEGGSGAFPSEAPHKPKEISILRIAYLNKPEIPLLLVGTLAAAVTGAILPTVGLLLSHMINTFFEPADELRKDSKFWALIFVALSVGAFIFLPLRSYFFSVAGCKLIKRIRLMCFEKIIHMEIGWFDKAENSSGALGARLSTDAASIRTLVGDALGLLVQDIATVVTALAIAFDANWQLSLIVLVLVPLIVLNGHLQMKSMQGFSTDAKKLYEEASQVANDAVGNIRTVAAFCAEEKVMKLYQKKCAGPIQTGIRQGLVSGTGFGLSLFFLFSVYACSFYAGAKLVEKGKTSISDVFRVFFSLSMAAIAMSQSGFMTPAASKAESSAASVFAILDQKSTIDTSDESGMTLEQVKGDIEFQHVTFKYPTRPHVPVFKDLSLTIHAGELL; from the exons ATGGTGGCTGAGGCCAGCTTGGATTCACACAAGACTTCAACTGAGATAAGAGGATCAACAAGTGATGATCCAGCAGTTCAAGGTCCTGAAAATACCCTAGAAACGGATGACAGGAACCAGGATTCTAACAGGAGCAAGGTGAAGCATGAAAGCAATAAAACAGTACCCTTTTACAAACTTTTCTCATTTGCAGACTATTGGGATTGTCTTCTGATGCTTGTTGGGGCAATAAGTGCTGTTGCTAATGGAATCGTTATGCCTTTAATGACTATACTTATTGGAGATGCTATTGATTCTTTCGGAGGAAATGCTGATAATAAACAAGAAGTAGTTCATCAAGTATCCAAG GCATCCATGAAGTTTGCAGCCATAGGCGCAGGTGCCTTTTTTGCAGCATTCTTCC AGGTGTCTTGCTGGGTGATCACTGGGGAGAGACAAGCTGCGAGAATAAGAGGCTTATACCTGAAAGCAATATTGAGGCAAGATATCAGCTTCTTTGACAAGGAAACCAACAGTGGCGAGGTTGTTGGAAGGATGTCAGGGGACACTGTTCTTATTCAAGAAGCCATGGGAGAGAAG GTAGGAAAGTTCATCCAGTATGTGGCATGTTTTTTTGGAGGTATAGTCATAGCATTCATCAAGGGTTGGCTTCTAAGCCTAGTGCTTCTatcttctcttcctcttcttgtCCTCTCTGGCTCCATAATGAGCTTTGCTTTTGCAAAGATGGCATCCAGAGGACAAGCAGCTTATTCCGAAGCAGCAACTCTTGTGGAGCGGACAATTGGTTCAATTCGAACT GTAGCATCATTTACTGGCGAGAAGCAAGCTATAGTTCAATACAATCAATACTTAACAAAAGCTTACAGAGTGGGAGTGCAAGAGGGTTTGGCTGGTGGGTTTGGCTTTGGTTTTGTTCGTTTATTTGTTTACTGTACCTATGCTTTGACAATTTGGTTTGGAGGGAAGATGGTTATAGAGAAAGGTTATACGGGAGGACAAGTCATTAGTGTattttttgcagttttgactgGCTCCAT GTCTCTGGGACAGGCATCTCCAAGCTTAGCTGCATTTGCTGCAGGACAAGCAGCAGCCTTTAAAATGTTTGAAACAATAAAGAGGCAGCCAGATATTGATGCTTATGACTCTTCTGGTCAACGACTAGATGACATATCAGGAGATATAGAACTTAGGGAGGTTTGCTTTAGTTATCCTTCAAGACCTGATGAACAGATATTCAAtagattttcaatttcaatatcaaGTGGCACTACTGCAGCATTGGTAGGGCAAAGTGGCAGTGGGAAATCAACAGTTATTAGTTTAATTGAGAGATTTTATGATCCACAAGCTGGTGAAGTTCTCATCGATGGCATCAATCTCAGAGAATTTCAGTTGAAATGGATCAGAGAGAAAATAGGCCTTGTCAGCCAGGAACCAGCTCTCTTTACTGGCAGCATTAAAGAGAATATTGGCTATGGAAAGGAACGGGCAACAGATGAAGAAATAAGAGCAGCAGCTGCACTTGCAAATGCTTCTAATTTCATAGATAAATTTCCCCAT GGATTTGACACAATGGTTGGAGAGCATGGAACTCAACTCTCTGGAGGTCAAAAGCAAAGAATATCTATAGCAAGAGCAATTCTGAAGGACCCAAGAATTCTGCTCCTTGATGAAGCTACAAGTGCTCTAGATGCGGAATCAGAGAGAGTGGTGCAAAAGACACTAGACAGAATCATGATCAACCGAACCACCGTCATTGTAGCCCACCGTCTTAGCACAATAAGGAATGCTGATGTCATTGCAGTTATTCATCAAGGAAAAGTCATAGAAAAAG GTACACATGCTGAGCTCACTAAAGATCCTGATGGAGCTTTTAGCCAGCTCGTTAGATTGCAAGAAATTAAAAGGGAATCAGAACAGAATGATACAAATTACTTAAGCAGGCCAGAAAACTTGGTAGATTCTGAACATCAACCGAGCCAACGGTATTCTTTCCCTCAATCTTTAAGCCGGGGATCATCTGGAAGAGGAAGCAGCAGTCAGAACTCATTCAGAATATCAAATGCCATGCCCACCACGCAAGATCACTTTGAAGCCTCAGAAGGAGGGTCTGGAGCTTTTCCTTCAGAAGCACCACATAAACCTAAGGAAATTTCAATTCTCCGCATTGCTTATCTTAACAAGCCTGAAATCCCATTGTTACTGGTGGGGACTCTGGCAGCAGCAGTAACAGGGGCAATACTACCCACCGTGGGGCTCCTTCTTTCCCACATGATAAATACTTTCTTTGAGCCTGCAGATGAACTCCGGAAAGACTCAAAATTTTGGGCACTAATATTTGTTGCTCTTAGTGTGGGTGCCTTCATATTTCTTCCATTAAGGTCCTACTTTTTTTCTGTAGCTGGTTGTAAGTTAATAAAAAGGATCCGGCTAATGTGCTTTGAGAAAATAATTCACATGGAAATAGGCTGGTTTGATAAAGCCGAAAATTCAAGTGGAGCACTTGGAGCAAGGCTGTCAACTGATGCAGCTTCTATTCGCACTTTGGTTGGGGATGCTCTTGGTTTGCTGGTTCAAGATATTGCTACAGTAGTTACAGCCTTGGCCATTGCCTTTGACGCAAACTGGCAGCTTTCTCTCATAGTTCTTGTTTTGGTACCTCTAATAGTTCTAAATGGACATCTGCAAATGAAGTCCATGCAAGGATTCAGCACAGATGCAAAG AAACTATATGAGGAAGCAAGCCAAGTAGCGAATGATGCAGTAGGGAATATCAGAACTGTTGCCGCTTTCTGTGCTGAAGAGAAGGTGATGAAGTTATACCAGAAAAAATGTGCAGGACCCATCCAGACAGGTATAAGGCAAGGTTTAGTCAGCGGAACGGGTTTTGGGTTATCACTGTTCTTTCTGTTCTCTGTTTATGCATGCAGTTTTTATGCTGGGGCAAAACTTGTCGAGAAGGGCAAAACATCAATCTCAGACGTTTTCCGT gtatttttttctctctcgaTGGCAGCTATAGCAATGTCACAATCTGGCTTCATGACCCCAGCTGCAAGTAAAGCAGAAAGTTCTGCAGCTTCTGTATTTGCTATCCTTGATCAGAAATCAACAATAGATACCAGTGACGAGTCAGGAATGACATTGGAACAAGTGAAGGGAGATATCGAGTTCCAACATGTCACTTTCAAGTATCCAACCAGGCCCCATGTTCCTGTATTCAAAGATCTTTCCCTGACCATTCACGCAGGAGAG TTGCTCTAG
- the LOC114177647 gene encoding ABC transporter B family member 4-like isoform X3 yields the protein MVAEASLDSHKTSTEIRGSTSDDPAVQGPENTLETDDRNQDSNRSKVKHESNKTVPFYKLFSFADYWDCLLMLVGAISAVANGIVMPLMTILIGDAIDSFGGNADNKQEVVHQVSKASMKFAAIGAGAFFAAFFQVSCWVITGERQAARIRGLYLKAILRQDISFFDKETNSGEVVGRMSGDTVLIQEAMGEKVGKFIQYVACFFGGIVIAFIKGWLLSLVLLSSLPLLVLSGSIMSFAFAKMASRGQAAYSEAATLVERTIGSIRTVASFTGEKQAIVQYNQYLTKAYRVGVQEGLAGGFGFGFVRLFVYCTYALTIWFGGKMVIEKGYTGGQVISVFFAVLTGSMSLGQASPSLAAFAAGQAAAFKMFETIKRQPDIDAYDSSGQRLDDISGDIELREVCFSYPSRPDEQIFNRFSISISSGTTAALVGQSGSGKSTVISLIERFYDPQAGEVLIDGINLREFQLKWIREKIGLVSQEPALFTGSIKENIGYGKERATDEEIRAAAALANASNFIDKFPHGFDTMVGEHGTQLSGGQKQRISIARAILKDPRILLLDEATSALDAESERVVQKTLDRIMINRTTVIVAHRLSTIRNADVIAVIHQGKVIEKGTHAELTKDPDGAFSQLVRLQEIKRESEQNDTNYLSRPENLVDSEHQPSQRYSFPQSLSRGSSGRGSSSQNSFRISNAMPTTQDHFEASEGGSGAFPSEAPHKPKEISILRIAYLNKPEIPLLLVGTLAAAVTGAILPTVGLLLSHMINTFFEPADELRKDSKFWALIFVALSVGAFIFLPLRSYFFSVAGCKLIKRIRLMCFEKIIHMEIGWFDKAENSSGALGARLSTDAASIRTLVGDALGLLVQDIATVVTALAIAFDANWQLSLIVLVLVPLIVLNGHLQMKSMQGFSTDAKKLYEEASQVANDAVGNIRTVAAFCAEEKVMKLYQKKCAGPIQTGIRQGLVSGTGFGLSLFFLFSVYACSFYAGAKLVEKGKTSISDVFRVFFSLSMAAIAMSQSGFMTPAASKAESSAASVFAILDQKSTIDTSDESGMTLEQVKGDIEFQHVTFKYPTRPHVPVFKDLSLTIHAGEVTCKIICFFF from the exons ATGGTGGCTGAGGCCAGCTTGGATTCACACAAGACTTCAACTGAGATAAGAGGATCAACAAGTGATGATCCAGCAGTTCAAGGTCCTGAAAATACCCTAGAAACGGATGACAGGAACCAGGATTCTAACAGGAGCAAGGTGAAGCATGAAAGCAATAAAACAGTACCCTTTTACAAACTTTTCTCATTTGCAGACTATTGGGATTGTCTTCTGATGCTTGTTGGGGCAATAAGTGCTGTTGCTAATGGAATCGTTATGCCTTTAATGACTATACTTATTGGAGATGCTATTGATTCTTTCGGAGGAAATGCTGATAATAAACAAGAAGTAGTTCATCAAGTATCCAAG GCATCCATGAAGTTTGCAGCCATAGGCGCAGGTGCCTTTTTTGCAGCATTCTTCC AGGTGTCTTGCTGGGTGATCACTGGGGAGAGACAAGCTGCGAGAATAAGAGGCTTATACCTGAAAGCAATATTGAGGCAAGATATCAGCTTCTTTGACAAGGAAACCAACAGTGGCGAGGTTGTTGGAAGGATGTCAGGGGACACTGTTCTTATTCAAGAAGCCATGGGAGAGAAG GTAGGAAAGTTCATCCAGTATGTGGCATGTTTTTTTGGAGGTATAGTCATAGCATTCATCAAGGGTTGGCTTCTAAGCCTAGTGCTTCTatcttctcttcctcttcttgtCCTCTCTGGCTCCATAATGAGCTTTGCTTTTGCAAAGATGGCATCCAGAGGACAAGCAGCTTATTCCGAAGCAGCAACTCTTGTGGAGCGGACAATTGGTTCAATTCGAACT GTAGCATCATTTACTGGCGAGAAGCAAGCTATAGTTCAATACAATCAATACTTAACAAAAGCTTACAGAGTGGGAGTGCAAGAGGGTTTGGCTGGTGGGTTTGGCTTTGGTTTTGTTCGTTTATTTGTTTACTGTACCTATGCTTTGACAATTTGGTTTGGAGGGAAGATGGTTATAGAGAAAGGTTATACGGGAGGACAAGTCATTAGTGTattttttgcagttttgactgGCTCCAT GTCTCTGGGACAGGCATCTCCAAGCTTAGCTGCATTTGCTGCAGGACAAGCAGCAGCCTTTAAAATGTTTGAAACAATAAAGAGGCAGCCAGATATTGATGCTTATGACTCTTCTGGTCAACGACTAGATGACATATCAGGAGATATAGAACTTAGGGAGGTTTGCTTTAGTTATCCTTCAAGACCTGATGAACAGATATTCAAtagattttcaatttcaatatcaaGTGGCACTACTGCAGCATTGGTAGGGCAAAGTGGCAGTGGGAAATCAACAGTTATTAGTTTAATTGAGAGATTTTATGATCCACAAGCTGGTGAAGTTCTCATCGATGGCATCAATCTCAGAGAATTTCAGTTGAAATGGATCAGAGAGAAAATAGGCCTTGTCAGCCAGGAACCAGCTCTCTTTACTGGCAGCATTAAAGAGAATATTGGCTATGGAAAGGAACGGGCAACAGATGAAGAAATAAGAGCAGCAGCTGCACTTGCAAATGCTTCTAATTTCATAGATAAATTTCCCCAT GGATTTGACACAATGGTTGGAGAGCATGGAACTCAACTCTCTGGAGGTCAAAAGCAAAGAATATCTATAGCAAGAGCAATTCTGAAGGACCCAAGAATTCTGCTCCTTGATGAAGCTACAAGTGCTCTAGATGCGGAATCAGAGAGAGTGGTGCAAAAGACACTAGACAGAATCATGATCAACCGAACCACCGTCATTGTAGCCCACCGTCTTAGCACAATAAGGAATGCTGATGTCATTGCAGTTATTCATCAAGGAAAAGTCATAGAAAAAG GTACACATGCTGAGCTCACTAAAGATCCTGATGGAGCTTTTAGCCAGCTCGTTAGATTGCAAGAAATTAAAAGGGAATCAGAACAGAATGATACAAATTACTTAAGCAGGCCAGAAAACTTGGTAGATTCTGAACATCAACCGAGCCAACGGTATTCTTTCCCTCAATCTTTAAGCCGGGGATCATCTGGAAGAGGAAGCAGCAGTCAGAACTCATTCAGAATATCAAATGCCATGCCCACCACGCAAGATCACTTTGAAGCCTCAGAAGGAGGGTCTGGAGCTTTTCCTTCAGAAGCACCACATAAACCTAAGGAAATTTCAATTCTCCGCATTGCTTATCTTAACAAGCCTGAAATCCCATTGTTACTGGTGGGGACTCTGGCAGCAGCAGTAACAGGGGCAATACTACCCACCGTGGGGCTCCTTCTTTCCCACATGATAAATACTTTCTTTGAGCCTGCAGATGAACTCCGGAAAGACTCAAAATTTTGGGCACTAATATTTGTTGCTCTTAGTGTGGGTGCCTTCATATTTCTTCCATTAAGGTCCTACTTTTTTTCTGTAGCTGGTTGTAAGTTAATAAAAAGGATCCGGCTAATGTGCTTTGAGAAAATAATTCACATGGAAATAGGCTGGTTTGATAAAGCCGAAAATTCAAGTGGAGCACTTGGAGCAAGGCTGTCAACTGATGCAGCTTCTATTCGCACTTTGGTTGGGGATGCTCTTGGTTTGCTGGTTCAAGATATTGCTACAGTAGTTACAGCCTTGGCCATTGCCTTTGACGCAAACTGGCAGCTTTCTCTCATAGTTCTTGTTTTGGTACCTCTAATAGTTCTAAATGGACATCTGCAAATGAAGTCCATGCAAGGATTCAGCACAGATGCAAAG AAACTATATGAGGAAGCAAGCCAAGTAGCGAATGATGCAGTAGGGAATATCAGAACTGTTGCCGCTTTCTGTGCTGAAGAGAAGGTGATGAAGTTATACCAGAAAAAATGTGCAGGACCCATCCAGACAGGTATAAGGCAAGGTTTAGTCAGCGGAACGGGTTTTGGGTTATCACTGTTCTTTCTGTTCTCTGTTTATGCATGCAGTTTTTATGCTGGGGCAAAACTTGTCGAGAAGGGCAAAACATCAATCTCAGACGTTTTCCGT gtatttttttctctctcgaTGGCAGCTATAGCAATGTCACAATCTGGCTTCATGACCCCAGCTGCAAGTAAAGCAGAAAGTTCTGCAGCTTCTGTATTTGCTATCCTTGATCAGAAATCAACAATAGATACCAGTGACGAGTCAGGAATGACATTGGAACAAGTGAAGGGAGATATCGAGTTCCAACATGTCACTTTCAAGTATCCAACCAGGCCCCATGTTCCTGTATTCAAAGATCTTTCCCTGACCATTCACGCAGGAGAGGTAACTTGCAAAataatctgtttttttttttga
- the LOC114177647 gene encoding ABC transporter B family member 4-like isoform X6: MVAEASLDSHKTSTEIRGSTSDDPAVQGPENTLETDDRNQDSNRSKVKHESNKTVPFYKLFSFADYWDCLLMLVGAISAVANGIVMPLMTILIGDAIDSFGGNADNKQEVVHQVSKASMKFAAIGAGAFFAAFFQVSCWVITGERQAARIRGLYLKAILRQDISFFDKETNSGEVVGRMSGDTVLIQEAMGEKVGKFIQYVACFFGGIVIAFIKGWLLSLVLLSSLPLLVLSGSIMSFAFAKMASRGQAAYSEAATLVERTIGSIRTVASFTGEKQAIVQYNQYLTKAYRVGVQEGLAGGFGFGFVRLFVYCTYALTIWFGGKMVIEKGYTGGQVISVFFAVLTGSMSLGQASPSLAAFAAGQAAAFKMFETIKRQPDIDAYDSSGQRLDDISGDIELREVCFSYPSRPDEQIFNRFSISISSGTTAALVGQSGSGKSTVISLIERFYDPQAGEVLIDGINLREFQLKWIREKIGLVSQEPALFTGSIKENIGYGKERATDEEIRAAAALANASNFIDKFPHGFDTMVGEHGTQLSGGQKQRISIARAILKDPRILLLDEATSALDAESERVVQKTLDRIMINRTTVIVAHRLSTIRNADVIAVIHQGKVIEKGTHAELTKDPDGAFSQLVRLQEIKRESEQNDTNYLSRPENLVDSEHQPSQRYSFPQSLSRGSSGRGSSSQNSFRISNAMPTTQDHFEASEGGSGAFPSEAPHKPKEISILRIAYLNKPEIPLLLVGTLAAAVTGAILPTVGLLLSHMINTFFEPADELRKDSKFWALIFVALSVGAFIFLPLRSYFFSVAGCKLIKRIRLMCFEKIIHMEIGWFDKAENSSGALGARLSTDAASIRTLVGDALGLLVQDIATVVTALAIAFDANWQLSLIVLVLVPLIVLNGHLQMKSMQGFSTDAKKLYEEASQVANDAVGNIRTVAAFCAEEKVMKLYQKKCAGPIQTGIRQGLVSGTGFGLSLFFLFSVYACSFYAGAKLVEKGKTSISDVFRL; this comes from the exons ATGGTGGCTGAGGCCAGCTTGGATTCACACAAGACTTCAACTGAGATAAGAGGATCAACAAGTGATGATCCAGCAGTTCAAGGTCCTGAAAATACCCTAGAAACGGATGACAGGAACCAGGATTCTAACAGGAGCAAGGTGAAGCATGAAAGCAATAAAACAGTACCCTTTTACAAACTTTTCTCATTTGCAGACTATTGGGATTGTCTTCTGATGCTTGTTGGGGCAATAAGTGCTGTTGCTAATGGAATCGTTATGCCTTTAATGACTATACTTATTGGAGATGCTATTGATTCTTTCGGAGGAAATGCTGATAATAAACAAGAAGTAGTTCATCAAGTATCCAAG GCATCCATGAAGTTTGCAGCCATAGGCGCAGGTGCCTTTTTTGCAGCATTCTTCC AGGTGTCTTGCTGGGTGATCACTGGGGAGAGACAAGCTGCGAGAATAAGAGGCTTATACCTGAAAGCAATATTGAGGCAAGATATCAGCTTCTTTGACAAGGAAACCAACAGTGGCGAGGTTGTTGGAAGGATGTCAGGGGACACTGTTCTTATTCAAGAAGCCATGGGAGAGAAG GTAGGAAAGTTCATCCAGTATGTGGCATGTTTTTTTGGAGGTATAGTCATAGCATTCATCAAGGGTTGGCTTCTAAGCCTAGTGCTTCTatcttctcttcctcttcttgtCCTCTCTGGCTCCATAATGAGCTTTGCTTTTGCAAAGATGGCATCCAGAGGACAAGCAGCTTATTCCGAAGCAGCAACTCTTGTGGAGCGGACAATTGGTTCAATTCGAACT GTAGCATCATTTACTGGCGAGAAGCAAGCTATAGTTCAATACAATCAATACTTAACAAAAGCTTACAGAGTGGGAGTGCAAGAGGGTTTGGCTGGTGGGTTTGGCTTTGGTTTTGTTCGTTTATTTGTTTACTGTACCTATGCTTTGACAATTTGGTTTGGAGGGAAGATGGTTATAGAGAAAGGTTATACGGGAGGACAAGTCATTAGTGTattttttgcagttttgactgGCTCCAT GTCTCTGGGACAGGCATCTCCAAGCTTAGCTGCATTTGCTGCAGGACAAGCAGCAGCCTTTAAAATGTTTGAAACAATAAAGAGGCAGCCAGATATTGATGCTTATGACTCTTCTGGTCAACGACTAGATGACATATCAGGAGATATAGAACTTAGGGAGGTTTGCTTTAGTTATCCTTCAAGACCTGATGAACAGATATTCAAtagattttcaatttcaatatcaaGTGGCACTACTGCAGCATTGGTAGGGCAAAGTGGCAGTGGGAAATCAACAGTTATTAGTTTAATTGAGAGATTTTATGATCCACAAGCTGGTGAAGTTCTCATCGATGGCATCAATCTCAGAGAATTTCAGTTGAAATGGATCAGAGAGAAAATAGGCCTTGTCAGCCAGGAACCAGCTCTCTTTACTGGCAGCATTAAAGAGAATATTGGCTATGGAAAGGAACGGGCAACAGATGAAGAAATAAGAGCAGCAGCTGCACTTGCAAATGCTTCTAATTTCATAGATAAATTTCCCCAT GGATTTGACACAATGGTTGGAGAGCATGGAACTCAACTCTCTGGAGGTCAAAAGCAAAGAATATCTATAGCAAGAGCAATTCTGAAGGACCCAAGAATTCTGCTCCTTGATGAAGCTACAAGTGCTCTAGATGCGGAATCAGAGAGAGTGGTGCAAAAGACACTAGACAGAATCATGATCAACCGAACCACCGTCATTGTAGCCCACCGTCTTAGCACAATAAGGAATGCTGATGTCATTGCAGTTATTCATCAAGGAAAAGTCATAGAAAAAG GTACACATGCTGAGCTCACTAAAGATCCTGATGGAGCTTTTAGCCAGCTCGTTAGATTGCAAGAAATTAAAAGGGAATCAGAACAGAATGATACAAATTACTTAAGCAGGCCAGAAAACTTGGTAGATTCTGAACATCAACCGAGCCAACGGTATTCTTTCCCTCAATCTTTAAGCCGGGGATCATCTGGAAGAGGAAGCAGCAGTCAGAACTCATTCAGAATATCAAATGCCATGCCCACCACGCAAGATCACTTTGAAGCCTCAGAAGGAGGGTCTGGAGCTTTTCCTTCAGAAGCACCACATAAACCTAAGGAAATTTCAATTCTCCGCATTGCTTATCTTAACAAGCCTGAAATCCCATTGTTACTGGTGGGGACTCTGGCAGCAGCAGTAACAGGGGCAATACTACCCACCGTGGGGCTCCTTCTTTCCCACATGATAAATACTTTCTTTGAGCCTGCAGATGAACTCCGGAAAGACTCAAAATTTTGGGCACTAATATTTGTTGCTCTTAGTGTGGGTGCCTTCATATTTCTTCCATTAAGGTCCTACTTTTTTTCTGTAGCTGGTTGTAAGTTAATAAAAAGGATCCGGCTAATGTGCTTTGAGAAAATAATTCACATGGAAATAGGCTGGTTTGATAAAGCCGAAAATTCAAGTGGAGCACTTGGAGCAAGGCTGTCAACTGATGCAGCTTCTATTCGCACTTTGGTTGGGGATGCTCTTGGTTTGCTGGTTCAAGATATTGCTACAGTAGTTACAGCCTTGGCCATTGCCTTTGACGCAAACTGGCAGCTTTCTCTCATAGTTCTTGTTTTGGTACCTCTAATAGTTCTAAATGGACATCTGCAAATGAAGTCCATGCAAGGATTCAGCACAGATGCAAAG AAACTATATGAGGAAGCAAGCCAAGTAGCGAATGATGCAGTAGGGAATATCAGAACTGTTGCCGCTTTCTGTGCTGAAGAGAAGGTGATGAAGTTATACCAGAAAAAATGTGCAGGACCCATCCAGACAGGTATAAGGCAAGGTTTAGTCAGCGGAACGGGTTTTGGGTTATCACTGTTCTTTCTGTTCTCTGTTTATGCATGCAGTTTTTATGCTGGGGCAAAACTTGTCGAGAAGGGCAAAACATCAATCTCAGACGTTTTCCGT CTATAG